GCAATATGCTCATAGCCCATTAAAAGCGCTTCTGTTCCGGTTGCACATGCCGATGAATTTGCAGTCACCATATTTCCCGCACCAATTAATCCACCAAGATAGGCGCTCACACCACTCGTCATGGTTTGTGCTACCGAAGTACTCCCCAATCTACGCACATTTTTATCATCAATTTTATAAATGGCTTCGCGAAATTTATCCACACCGCTTGTACCAGTTCCGAATATAATCCCTAAGTCCCAAAGAGGAGCCTCTTCAGTTGTGGCAGGAGTTATTTTTGCATCTTTTAATGCGTCCATTCCTGCAATTACCCCGTATAAAATACCACTGCTGTTGAAATTACGAAGTTGGAGGTCCGAAAGATATTCACGCTTTTTCTCTTCAGAAATTTTCGGGATTGCGCCTAATTGGCAAGAAAAATTGAGGTCGCGTAATTCAGGTACAAAAGCGATACCCGAAACGCCTTTTTTAATGGCCTCAGAAAAAGCTGAAATGCCAACGCCATTTGGCGAAACAACACCAAGTCCCGTAATTACAACGCGTTTCTTCATTTTAAATCTCTATTCACAATCATTCCACTTATGGTGCCTTTTGCAATTGTTTCGTCTTTTGCATTTAGCATTTTTACCTTACATTTCAATTTATTGAACCTATAATATATTTTTTCTGAAACTACTTTTACTTTTTCTTCGGGAAAAACCGGAAGTAGAAAATCAATTTCTGTGCTGCTTAAAGCAAAATTTATTTTTTCAGAAGAAATATCACCTTTTAAAAGATAAACACCCAAACACACCAGACCAATCTGTGCCATACATTCCGTAAGTATTACGCCCGGGGTTATGGGATTGTTTTTAAAATGACCCTCATAAAAAAACAAATCTTTTTTGAAAATATAAGTGCCCGAAATACGCTCTTCCGAAACTGAAAGCAGCTCATCTACAAACAAAAAAGGTTCGGAATATGGAAGCTGGTCTATAATGTATTGATAATCCATTTTATATTTATCTCAAACTTTCGCCCCCATCCACTTTTAATACTATTCCGTTAATCCAATCGGCTTCTTTTTTGCAGAGCAGATAGACTGCATTTGCTACGTCTTCGGGTTTGGTAAGTCTATTTTGGGGATTTCGAAGTTTGGCCATTTCAGATAATTTTTCACTTCCGGGAATTGCTAAAAAAGAAGGTGTTTCTGTAGTTCCTGCTTGAATGCAATTTGTTGCAATTTTTAAGGGGGCCAATTCAACGGCCATATTTCGCATTAAAGCCTCCAGCACTGATTTTGCTGCGGAAACGGCGGCATAGCCTGGCCAAATTTTTGTATTCCCCTCACTGGTAAAAGCGATATTTCGTGCTTTTTCTGCAAAACTTTTATGGGCAATCAACGTTTGGGTCCATTCATACCAGCTTGTTGCCATAGCGTGAATGGTTATATCCAAATCATGTTTTGACAATAATTCTTGTTTCGGACTATTCATCTTTTTTAAACTGCCCTTTGCAATACTGTGAAGTAAAATCTTAACACTATGTTTTGGAATTTGGCTGATGATTTCTTTTCTAACTTCTTCTTTCAAAGCATCTTTATTGAAAGTTTTCACCACATTTCCCCAAGATTCCATCTGCTCTACTGCTTTTTTAAATTCTTTCAAATTACTTTTGCGATCACGATGGACGATACAAATATTCATTCCCTTTGAAGCAAGTTTTTTTGCGGTGGCAAGACCCAAACCGCTACTGCCTCCAAGTATCAATGCCCATTGATCTTTAAATTCATCCATAGTTAAAACTTCAGTAATACACGTTGGGCCGAAAATCCGGGACCAAAACTTAACATCAAACCCAAATCACCCTTTTTGGGCTTTTTGTCCATAAAACGCTCCAAAACGTATAGTACAGTTGCGCTGCTCATATTGCCATACAATTTAAGTACTTCTTTGGTATCATCTATGTTTTTGCCTAAACTTCCAAATAAATCTTCTACTGTTTCAATTATTTTTCTTCCTCCCGGATGAAAAATAAGATGATCGATATCTTGGATTTTTACATTGTTTTTCTTTAAAAAGGGATGTACAATTGCTGAAAAATGTTCTGCTATTTTTTCTGGAACAGCTTTATCTAGTATCATCTGAAGGCCAGTATTTATA
The Aequorivita iocasae genome window above contains:
- a CDS encoding 3-hydroxyacyl-ACP dehydratase FabZ family protein, with amino-acid sequence MDYQYIIDQLPYSEPFLFVDELLSVSEERISGTYIFKKDLFFYEGHFKNNPITPGVILTECMAQIGLVCLGVYLLKGDISSEKINFALSSTEIDFLLPVFPEEKVKVVSEKIYYRFNKLKCKVKMLNAKDETIAKGTISGMIVNRDLK
- a CDS encoding SDR family NAD(P)-dependent oxidoreductase, which translates into the protein MDEFKDQWALILGGSSGLGLATAKKLASKGMNICIVHRDRKSNLKEFKKAVEQMESWGNVVKTFNKDALKEEVRKEIISQIPKHSVKILLHSIAKGSLKKMNSPKQELLSKHDLDITIHAMATSWYEWTQTLIAHKSFAEKARNIAFTSEGNTKIWPGYAAVSAAKSVLEALMRNMAVELAPLKIATNCIQAGTTETPSFLAIPGSEKLSEMAKLRNPQNRLTKPEDVANAVYLLCKKEADWINGIVLKVDGGESLR